The region GAGCTCTGGGAGGTCGATCCGGCAAAGCACAAGCCGGGCCTGGTGCAGCACTCCTTCGGCTGGCCGCTGGATGGCAAGACCGGCGGCGGCTCCTTCCTCTATCACCTGGAGGACAATCAGGTCGCGGTCGGGTTCGTGGTTCACCTCAACTACGAAAATCCGTGGCTGTCGCCTTTCGACGAGTTCCAGCGCTTCAAGACCCATCCCGCCATCCGCGACACGTTCGAAGGCGGCAAGCGGATTTCCTACGGCGCGCGCGCGATTACCGAGGGCGGCTATCAGTCCGTTCCGAAGCTCACCTTCCCGGGCGGCGCCCTGATCGGCTGCTCCGCCGGCTTCGTCAACGTGCCGCGCATCAAGGGCTCTCACAACGCCATGTTCTCCGGCATGCTGGCCGCCGAAGAGGTCATGGCCGCCATTGGCCGCGGGGAAGCGCATACCGAGCTGACGAATTTCGACACCGCCTGGCGCGAGAGCCCGATCGGCAAGGACCTCAAGAAGGTCCGCAATGCAAAGCCGCTGTGGTCCAAGTACGGCACCTGGCTCGGCATTGCTCTCGGCGGCCTCGACATGTGGACCAACGAGCTGTTCGGCTTCTCCTTCTTCGGCACTCTGAAGCACGGCAAGCGGGATTCCGAAACCCTGAAGCCGGCAAAGGACTGCAAGAAGATCGCATATCCGAAACCCGATGGCGTCCTCACCTTCGACAAGCTGTCGTCCGTCTTCCTCTCCAATACCAACCATGCGGAAGACCAGCCGATACACCTGAAGGTCGAGGACCCGGTCCTTCAGAAGACCTCCGAACATGACGTCTTTGCCGGTCCCTCCAACCGCTACTGCCCGGCCGGCGTCTATGAATGGGTGGAAGAAGGCGCCGATGCGCCGCGGTTCCAGATCAACGCGCAGAATTGCGTCCACTGCAAGACCTGCGACATCAAGGATCCCAACCGCAATATCAACTGGACCGTTCCGGAAGGCGGCGGCGGGCCGAATTACCCGAATATGTGACCCGATCACCGCAAGGAAGATGTGTGAGCTGCGTTAACAGCTCACACATCTTGATCTGCCCCAGAAAAAACGGCACCGGCAGGTAACCTGCCGGTGCCGCAGTCTTGTGGCCGATGGGTCGTAGCAGGCCGGCAAAGATCGGGGGAGCCAGCCTGTTGCGGTAGTCCGTTGCACATGGCGAGCCAAGCGGACGAGCCGCAGACTGCCGCGCAATGATCCTCCGCGCCACAAGGGGTCTGCCTGCTTATGCAGGCAATTGTCTATGGGGGTCGGGGTCCGTCTGGAGCCGACGCGCACGTATATCCCGGAGTTCGATCCGGATTGTTATTGGATCCCGGCCTGGCAAACCCTTGTTAACCATAACCGCGATGCCGCCGATCTATGCGGCCCTGACCCCTAGGTCAATAAAATTGTGTGCCGATAAAAAAATCTATAACCCCGGAAGAGATTTACACCAGGCGGTCAGGTTTCGGCCTGCAGGCCACGATCCGACCGAAGATTGAACCGGAGCGGCGCAGGCCGGGAAAGTTGAACGCAGTATACCGCGACCGTATACTCAACGGACAAAATCCCATTTCTTGCAATTTTTCAACTACTTAACAGACGAATCTTCACCGCTGCAGCCTCATAGATTTTTCCTATATCTTAATAAATAAAGCAAATAGGTCGGTATAATTTTCGGGCGTTTTAGGGCTATCCGTACAACAGAAACTCACAAACGCAACCATAAGTCGCCCTTCCAAGATACGCCGTCACATCAAGAGCCAATCAAGTAATTGTTTTCTAAGGCTTTTCACTTTATCCACACACCTGAACATCCCAAACCCGGTTGCAATTGCAGATTCATCTTGGTTAATTTATCTCTAATTTCAATGGGGCTGATTTGGATGAGATCCTCCTGAATACTGGCGGAGTCTTCATAGCATTCGCGCGCTCGGCGCGATATTCCCGAAAATATCAGGAATTCCG is a window of Roseibium salinum DNA encoding:
- a CDS encoding electron transfer flavoprotein-ubiquinone oxidoreductase, yielding MSEQEALGERESMEVDVVIVGAGPAGLAAAIRLKQIANEKGEELSVVVLEKGSEVGAHILSGAVIDPIALDQLLPEWREEDTPLKTAVTDDHFLVLGPAGSMRLPNIFMPKLMNNHGNYIVSLGNVCRWLAEKAEALGVEIYPGFAAAEVLYDDEGKVVGVATGDMGISRDGTPNAMFTRGMELRGKYTLIGEGVRGSLAKQLIQRFELDKDSDVPKFGIGLKELWEVDPAKHKPGLVQHSFGWPLDGKTGGGSFLYHLEDNQVAVGFVVHLNYENPWLSPFDEFQRFKTHPAIRDTFEGGKRISYGARAITEGGYQSVPKLTFPGGALIGCSAGFVNVPRIKGSHNAMFSGMLAAEEVMAAIGRGEAHTELTNFDTAWRESPIGKDLKKVRNAKPLWSKYGTWLGIALGGLDMWTNELFGFSFFGTLKHGKRDSETLKPAKDCKKIAYPKPDGVLTFDKLSSVFLSNTNHAEDQPIHLKVEDPVLQKTSEHDVFAGPSNRYCPAGVYEWVEEGADAPRFQINAQNCVHCKTCDIKDPNRNINWTVPEGGGGPNYPNM